The genomic interval TGCCCCATCCATACTTGCCATATGACGTGCATATTCGATTACGGCAACCTGCATTCCCAGACATATTCCAAGATATGGGATTTTGTTCTCTCGTGCAAACTGTACAGCTGCAATCTTCCCCTCAACACCCCTCTTGCCAAAACCACCCGGAACCAGAATTGCATCCAGGCCATCAAGACATGAGATGTCACACTTTTCCAGGTCCTCGGAATCCAGGTACTGTATCCTGACCTTGGTATCTGTATGAATACCAGCATGAATAAGTGATTCTGATAGCGACTTGTAGGCCTCGGTCAAATCCATATATTTACCCACCATACCTATGGTGACCTCATACTGCGGGTTCTGCTGATTATTAACTACATGTTCCCACTCACTCAGATCAGCCTCCGGCAGATCCAGACGGAATTTGCTGGCGACAATCTCATCCATCCCCTGCTGATGAAGCAACATTGGGATCTGATAGATACTCTCAACATCAACTGCCGAGAAAACAGCCTTCTCCTCCACATTGGTGAAGAGTGCTATTTTTTTACGCTCTCCCTGAGGAATCGGACGGTCAGAACGGCACACCAAGATATCGGGCTGTATTCCAATACTTCTCAACTCCTTTACAGAGTGCTGAGTTGGTTTTGTTTTTAGCTCTCCGGCAACTGATATCCATGGCAACAGGGTTAGATGAACGTAGAGGGCACGCTCGTGTCCAACCTCAAGACCGAGCTGCCTGATAGCCTCCATAAACGGAAGTGACTCAATATCACCAACTGTTCCGCCAATTTCTACCAACGCTATGTCAATATCCTCATCTGCAGATGCTGCACCAGCAATGATAGATTTTTTGATCTCATCAGTTACATGAGGAATGACCTGAACCGTTGCGCCCAAATAGTCTCCACGGCGCTCCTTCTTCAGCACAGAATCATAGATCTGAC from Candidatus Thiopontia autotrophica carries:
- a CDS encoding CTP synthase, translating into MTRYIFITGGVVSSLGKGIAAASLGAILEARGLKVTMMKLDPYLNVDPGTMSPFQHGEVFVTEDGAETDLDLGHYERYIRTKMTKNNNFTAGQIYDSVLKKERRGDYLGATVQVIPHVTDEIKKSIIAGAASADEDIDIALVEIGGTVGDIESLPFMEAIRQLGLEVGHERALYVHLTLLPWISVAGELKTKPTQHSVKELRSIGIQPDILVCRSDRPIPQGERKKIALFTNVEEKAVFSAVDVESIYQIPMLLHQQGMDEIVASKFRLDLPEADLSEWEHVVNNQQNPQYEVTIGMVGKYMDLTEAYKSLSESLIHAGIHTDTKVRIQYLDSEDLEKCDISCLDGLDAILVPGGFGKRGVEGKIAAVQFARENKIPYLGICLGMQVAVIEYARHMASMDGAHSTEFEPNTPYPVVALVTEWLSADGSVEQRNEDSDLGGTMRLGGQECQLAEGSLVRQLYGEDKIVERHRHRYEVNSQLVARLEDAGMIFSGRSADGELVEMVELKDHPWFVACQFHPEFTSTPRDGHPLFSGFVSAALQYHKRTSEKA